The DNA region CGCCTCACTCGAGGTGCACGGTGGCGGGGAACCGCCGCACTACCTCTCGACCACCACCGCAGACATCAAATAACGCATCAACAAGCAAGGAGACCACGGATCATGGGACTTCTCGACGGCCGCGTGGCCATCGTGACGGGCGCCGGTGGCGGGATCGGCCGGGCTCACGCCCTGGCGTTCGCCGTGGAAGGCGCCCGTGTGGTGGTCAACGACATCGGTGTCGGTCTGGACGGGTCACCTGCCGGTGGCGGTAGCGCCGCACAGAGCGTCGTCGACGAAATCGTCGCCGCCGGTGGCGAAGCCGTCACCAGTGGCGCCAACGTCGCAGACTGGTCGCAGGCCGAAGGTCTGATCCAGACCGCGGTCGACAGTTTCGGCTCCCTCGACATCTTGGTGAACAACGCCGGCATCGTGCGCGACCGGATGTTCGCCAACACCAGCGAGGAGGAGTTCGACGCCGTCACCGCGGTCCACCTCAAGGGCCACTTCGCCACGATGAAGCATGCGGCGGCCTACTGGCGCGCGCAGTCGAAGGCGGGCCAGAGCGTGGACGCCCGCATCATCAACACCAGTTCCGGTGCGGGACTTCAGGGTAGCGTCGGACAGGCCAACTACAGCGCCTCGAAGGCAGGCATCGCTGCCCTGACATTGGTGGCTTCCGCCGAGATGGGCCGCTACGGGGTGGCCGTCAACGCGATCGCGCCGTCGGCACGCACCCGGATGACAGAGACGGTGTTCGCCGAGATGATGTCGACCCAGGACGCCGCGTTCGACGCGATGGCGCCGGAGAACATCTCACCACTGGTGGTCTGGCTGGGCAGCGTCGAATCCCGTGACGTCACCGGCAAGGTCTTCGAGGTCGAGGGCGGCAAGATCCGGGTCGCCGAGGGCTGGGCGCACGGCCCGGAGATCGACAAGGGCGCCAGGTGGGACCCCGCCGAACTCGGCCCGGTCGTCACCGATCTGCTCGCCAAGGCGCGGCCGCCGGTGCCGGTATACGGCGCCTGAGCCCGGCAGCGGCAGCAGGCCTACTTCTTGGTGCGACGGCTGCCCCCGTGCCAGTCCTCTTCCCTGCCCACTTCCGCGGGGTCGACGCCGAAGCCGGCCAGCTGAGGACGTTCCCGCAGTGACCGCTTGAGCTCGGCGAAACCGGGAAACGATGCGAGACCGACGACGTGGTCCCACAGGGTGAGGGCGTCGTCCTCGCTGGGCAGCCTGCTGATCACGGGGCCGAAGAACGCGGTGCCGTCCGGGGGCCGAAAGTGCAGGATCGGGGTACCGACGTCGCGTCCGGTCAACGCGAGCGCCTCCTCGGTCTCGGCCCGGATGAGTTCGTCGAACGATTCGTCGTCCAGCGCATCGGCCATGTCGGGCGCGAGCCCTACGGAGGTGAGCAGCGGTTCCAGAACCTGCCGGGCGCCCTGGTCGGACGCCGAGAGCGGGTCCACCTCGCGGCTGGTGTCGAAGATGCGGGTGCCGATCGCGTCGTACAGCGGGCCGACGGCAGCGCGACCGTGTTCGGCGCGGACCCGGGCGGCCACCCGCAGCAGCCGGAGTCCTGCGGTGTGGCCGGCCTCGTACTCGGGTGGGAAATGCGAGGCGTAGTCGATGTGGGCGTTGAGGATTCGCAACGAGATGAACCGCCAGTCCACTTGATAGTCGCGTTGTCCGGCGACCATGCGTACCCACTTGCTGGTCATCCAGGCGAAGGGGCAGACGGGGTCGAAGTAGAAGTGCAGATCCGCCCGCGCCGCGGCGGTCACGCCGGCTCACAGATCACGAGTGGGATCTTGCGCTCGGTCCAGGACTGGTATTCGTCGTAGCTCGGATACATCGCAACTAGTTTGGGCCAGTAGAGGTTCCGTTCGTCCTCGGTGGCCTCACGCGCGACGAGATCGAGCGTCTCGTCCTTGATCTGGACCTTCACCTTCGGGTCGGCCCTGAGGTTGAGGTACCACATGGGGTGCTTGTCGCTGCCGCCCTTGGACGCCGCAAAAACCACCGTGTCACCGTCTCTGAGGTAGTACAGCGGGCTGGTCCGCGGCTGACCGGTTTTGCGGCCGGTGGTGATCAGCAACGCGACCGGGATGCCACCGATGGTGCTTCCCAGTCCTGTTCCGTTGCCTCGCCGGTAGAAGAACGTGTTGAGCCGCGATACCCACTTCACGAGGAAGTCGCCGGCGGCGGTGTCCATGTACTTGGGGCGGGAGTTGGCCATGGTCGAATCCTAATCCGACGACCCGGCTGCCCACCTGTGTCGAGCGCCCGAACGTCAGGCCGGATCGCAGAGGATGATCGGGATCTTGCGGTCGGTGTAGGTCCGGTAGTTGGCGAAGTCCGGGTAGATCGCGTCGAGTCGGGGCCAGTACTGCTCCCGCTCGGCGTCGGTCGCGTCGCGGGCCATCAGCTTGAGCACTTCGTTCTTGATCTGGAACGTGACCTGCGGATTGGCCTGAATGTTCAAGTACCACATGGGATTGGTTGCGCGGCCGCCCTGCGAGGCGACCAGCACCACCCGGTCGCCTTCGCGCAGGAACAGCAGCGGACTCTCCCGCGGTTCGCCGGACTTGCGGCCGATGGTGGTCAGGATGCCGACCGGCGGCGGTGCGCTGAATCGGTTGGACCCGCCGCGCCATTTGGAGCCGAGACGGCCTCCGGTGGCTTTGAACGCCCAGGTGTTGAACTTCGACATCCACTTGATGCCGACGCCGACCGCTTTGGAGTTGAGTCCTTCGACCTGTTTGGGGCTCAGCGGTTTCGGGGGCTTGGTCATGACGGGATCCTATCGGGCCAGGAACGGGCGGATGGACGCCCGGATGTGGTGGATCTGCGCGCGCCCGGACGGGTCGTCGGCGGGAATCAGGAACGTCTCGTCGATACGCGCGCCCACACTGCGGCCCGCCAGCCGCGGCTTGGTCGACAGCTCGAAGCGGGCCCGCACGGTGTCGCCGTCAACGGTGAACTCCGGCGCCGTCACTGCCTTGATGACCTT from Mycobacterium sp. DL includes:
- a CDS encoding SDR family oxidoreductase, translating into MGLLDGRVAIVTGAGGGIGRAHALAFAVEGARVVVNDIGVGLDGSPAGGGSAAQSVVDEIVAAGGEAVTSGANVADWSQAEGLIQTAVDSFGSLDILVNNAGIVRDRMFANTSEEEFDAVTAVHLKGHFATMKHAAAYWRAQSKAGQSVDARIINTSSGAGLQGSVGQANYSASKAGIAALTLVASAEMGRYGVAVNAIAPSARTRMTETVFAEMMSTQDAAFDAMAPENISPLVVWLGSVESRDVTGKVFEVEGGKIRVAEGWAHGPEIDKGARWDPAELGPVVTDLLAKARPPVPVYGA
- a CDS encoding nitroreductase family deazaflavin-dependent oxidoreductase; this encodes MANSRPKYMDTAAGDFLVKWVSRLNTFFYRRGNGTGLGSTIGGIPVALLITTGRKTGQPRTSPLYYLRDGDTVVFAASKGGSDKHPMWYLNLRADPKVKVQIKDETLDLVAREATEDERNLYWPKLVAMYPSYDEYQSWTERKIPLVICEPA
- a CDS encoding nitroreductase family deazaflavin-dependent oxidoreductase codes for the protein MTKPPKPLSPKQVEGLNSKAVGVGIKWMSKFNTWAFKATGGRLGSKWRGGSNRFSAPPPVGILTTIGRKSGEPRESPLLFLREGDRVVLVASQGGRATNPMWYLNIQANPQVTFQIKNEVLKLMARDATDAEREQYWPRLDAIYPDFANYRTYTDRKIPIILCDPA